A stretch of the Filimonas lacunae genome encodes the following:
- a CDS encoding DUF4240 domain-containing protein, whose translation MNEQKFWEIIETAWAASPELNSLRLETLVNNHPSQIEELNLALNDIITDNYCTILYTLEKEPFQKYVQILEEKLHHIDRKEIHEYTDGSDDGFLYARCFIVGMGQQYYNMVDKDPSKATMDAEAEIFGFAAYDIYEEKFEEECTRNLLHNIETGSNPNGGW comes from the coding sequence ATGAACGAACAAAAATTTTGGGAAATTATAGAGACTGCATGGGCTGCATCACCTGAATTAAACTCTTTACGTTTAGAAACACTGGTGAACAACCATCCTTCACAAATTGAAGAGCTGAACCTGGCCCTGAACGACATTATTACCGACAACTATTGTACTATCCTGTATACACTGGAGAAAGAGCCTTTTCAAAAGTATGTTCAGATACTGGAAGAAAAACTGCACCATATTGACCGTAAAGAAATTCATGAGTATACAGATGGATCGGACGATGGCTTTTTATATGCCCGTTGCTTTATCGTAGGTATGGGGCAGCAGTATTATAATATGGTAGATAAAGACCCGTCTAAAGCAACGATGGATGCAGAAGCTGAGATATTCGGTTTTGCTGCATATGACATTTACGAGGAAAAATTTGAAGAAGAGTGTACACGGAACCTGTTGCACAACATAGAAACCGGGTCTAACCCCAACGGAGGCTGGTAG
- a CDS encoding DUF4261 domain-containing protein, translating to MEQENTIVLCIPGTWSSREEVLSSVIDANNGEYLFAGGVLFCPKQDESFMMEAREHDHHMHHAFVTAGMQRFEAEEMEAIKTHKTVVYVSGPGGNNAFANSIMRAGLAILKAGGLGIKVESSGKAFTHAQWEELVNMDHDHRFYEAFVLLVKGANNSIYSCGMHNLGLRDAIADGGEDFMETAELVDIFSVYQVIEKPEIKSGQTFSTAPDMPVYQIQEEPCTFYPEDDLFYNPYGMFHLVLAPEEDDTL from the coding sequence ATGGAACAAGAAAACACCATTGTATTATGTATACCCGGCACCTGGAGCAGCCGGGAGGAAGTGCTAAGCAGCGTTATTGATGCTAATAACGGCGAATACCTGTTTGCCGGCGGCGTATTGTTTTGCCCCAAGCAGGATGAAAGCTTTATGATGGAAGCGCGCGAACACGACCACCATATGCACCATGCCTTTGTTACTGCCGGCATGCAACGCTTTGAAGCGGAAGAAATGGAAGCCATTAAAACCCACAAAACCGTGGTGTATGTAAGCGGCCCAGGCGGAAACAATGCATTTGCCAATAGCATAATGAGAGCAGGGCTGGCCATTTTAAAAGCCGGCGGGCTGGGCATTAAAGTAGAAAGCTCAGGCAAAGCCTTTACGCATGCACAATGGGAAGAGCTGGTAAACATGGATCATGACCACCGCTTTTACGAAGCCTTTGTATTACTGGTGAAAGGAGCCAACAACAGCATTTACTCCTGTGGCATGCACAACCTCGGCTTACGGGATGCCATTGCCGACGGTGGCGAAGATTTTATGGAAACCGCTGAGCTGGTAGACATTTTTAGCGTGTACCAGGTAATTGAAAAGCCCGAAATTAAAAGCGGACAAACATTCAGCACCGCACCTGACATGCCCGTTTACCAGATACAGGAAGAGCCTTGCACCTTTTACCCGGAGGATGATTTGTTTTATAATCCTTATGGCATGTTTCACCTGGTACTGGCACCAGAAGAAGACGACACACTTTAG
- a CDS encoding phosphatase PAP2 family protein — protein sequence MLKYIPLSILLWTAGQAHAQNMDIDILKRINASGNYSPVVTKISSSAYAFGVGIPIGLTMAGQFSGDLELRNKGLRIAETVVMSSVVTELLKRAARRNRPSYTYPELVKAYAPGNDVKSFPSGHTSLAFSTATSVSLEFKKWYITVPAFVWAGSVGYSRMYLGAHYPSDVLCGAIVGTGTAFATHWLNKKLFPAKQTLKPAPAF from the coding sequence ATGCTGAAATACATACCACTATCTATTTTACTATGGACGGCCGGGCAGGCACATGCTCAAAACATGGACATTGACATTTTAAAAAGGATCAATGCAAGCGGCAATTACAGTCCTGTTGTCACTAAAATCAGTTCTTCCGCCTATGCTTTTGGAGTAGGCATTCCTATTGGCCTCACTATGGCAGGACAATTTTCGGGCGACCTGGAATTACGTAATAAAGGTTTAAGAATTGCAGAAACCGTGGTGATGTCTTCTGTTGTAACGGAATTACTGAAAAGGGCAGCCAGGCGAAACAGGCCTTCCTATACTTATCCCGAGCTGGTAAAAGCCTACGCTCCCGGAAATGATGTAAAAAGCTTTCCATCCGGCCACACTTCCCTGGCGTTTTCTACAGCCACCAGTGTATCACTGGAATTTAAGAAATGGTATATCACCGTTCCTGCCTTTGTGTGGGCGGGTAGCGTAGGATATTCACGCATGTACTTAGGTGCGCACTACCCTTCCGATGTACTTTGCGGCGCCATTGTAGGCACAGGCACTGCGTTTGCCACACATTGGCTGAATAAAAAACTATTCCCCGCTAAACAAACCTTGAAGCCCGCACCAGCGTTTTAA
- a CDS encoding phosphatase PAP2 family protein has product MKKFSALILLLSAVTYTASAQVDTLKQSTGKSPSATREQIYNINPWWELPSAGAAVLLSSKGFRKLEKVSSMTEAEILKLNPMDVNGFDRPVIYHDPAKYVSAQSKSDLFLNISIFTPALLALDKTVRKDWVELLSMYLASHAVDNALYFAGAFSVRRPRPFLYNPDVPMAEKIGDNKSNSFFSGHTGFATTSTFFLVKVFTDYHHIKGWKRIGLYGLASIPPGLVAFYRMQSGRHFRTDVLLGYIAGATSGILVPELHRINKKGKGVAFSPYFAPGPGNATGLTMTMKL; this is encoded by the coding sequence ATGAAGAAGTTCTCAGCACTTATTTTACTGCTAAGTGCAGTTACCTATACTGCATCGGCACAGGTTGATACTCTGAAACAATCAACTGGTAAGTCTCCTTCTGCTACAAGAGAGCAGATCTATAACATAAATCCCTGGTGGGAATTGCCGTCTGCCGGTGCAGCTGTGCTTTTATCCAGTAAAGGGTTTAGGAAGTTGGAGAAAGTGTCCAGCATGACAGAAGCGGAAATTCTGAAGCTGAACCCAATGGATGTAAATGGTTTTGACAGACCGGTAATCTATCACGATCCTGCTAAATATGTCAGTGCGCAATCTAAGTCTGATCTGTTTTTAAACATATCCATTTTTACGCCAGCATTGTTGGCGCTGGATAAAACGGTTCGAAAAGATTGGGTAGAGCTTCTCTCTATGTATCTGGCTTCTCACGCGGTAGATAACGCATTGTATTTCGCAGGTGCCTTCTCGGTAAGAAGGCCGCGCCCGTTCTTATACAATCCTGATGTGCCTATGGCTGAAAAAATAGGTGATAACAAAAGCAACTCTTTCTTTAGCGGTCACACAGGTTTCGCCACTACCTCTACTTTCTTCCTGGTAAAAGTGTTTACCGATTATCATCATATCAAAGGCTGGAAGAGAATAGGCTTATACGGCCTGGCTTCTATTCCTCCGGGATTGGTGGCCTTTTACAGAATGCAATCCGGCCGTCATTTCAGAACCGATGTGTTACTGGGCTATATTGCGGGTGCTACTTCCGGTATATTGGTGCCAGAACTGCATAGGATCAATAAAAAAGGAAAAGGGGTAGCATTCTCACCTTACTTCGCTCCCGGGCCAGGAAATGCAACGGGTTTGACTATGACTATGAAATTATAA
- a CDS encoding class I SAM-dependent methyltransferase codes for MTDILGQALQDYYHRQQIGKLWIRNKYGPKEEMPVEVYFRGEDSMPELELAALELCRGKVLDIGAGAGSHALYLQKKGLDVVALDISAGAAEVMRARGVQQVLQQDVFTLESANYDTLLLLMNGIGLAGTIDGLRRFLQHAKKLIAPGGQLLFDSSDIAYLYEGDIPASPYYGEIAYQYEYLKEKTDWFTWLYIDRDLLEKTGTEEGWKVELLFEDDYDQYIARLTL; via the coding sequence ATGACAGATATATTAGGACAGGCATTACAGGATTATTACCATCGGCAACAAATTGGGAAGCTGTGGATTCGTAATAAATATGGTCCTAAAGAAGAAATGCCGGTAGAGGTATATTTCAGGGGTGAAGACAGTATGCCCGAGTTAGAACTGGCTGCGCTGGAGCTTTGCCGTGGCAAGGTGCTGGACATAGGCGCTGGAGCGGGCAGTCACGCGTTGTACCTGCAAAAGAAAGGGCTGGATGTGGTGGCATTGGATATTTCTGCCGGAGCTGCTGAGGTAATGCGTGCGCGGGGTGTGCAACAGGTGTTGCAACAGGATGTGTTTACGCTGGAATCGGCTAACTATGATACTTTGTTATTGCTGATGAATGGCATTGGCCTGGCGGGTACCATAGATGGCTTACGCCGTTTTTTACAACATGCTAAAAAGCTTATAGCACCAGGTGGTCAATTATTGTTCGATTCTTCCGATATTGCTTATCTGTATGAAGGGGATATACCTGCTTCGCCATATTATGGAGAAATAGCATATCAATACGAATACCTGAAAGAAAAAACTGACTGGTTTACCTGGTTGTATATAGATAGGGATTTGCTGGAGAAAACAGGAACAGAAGAAGGCTGGAAAGTAGAATTGTTGTTTGAAGACGATTACGACCAGTATATTGCCCGGTTAACATTGTAG